DNA sequence from the Armigeres subalbatus isolate Guangzhou_Male chromosome 1, GZ_Asu_2, whole genome shotgun sequence genome:
CTCAGACGAGAAACAGTTCCGGACCCCCGTGTTCACCTTCATCCAATTGGTGGAGCTGCTCCAGAGATCAAGAATCCAAAATGCAACACTCAAATGTGCGATCGTCGTTGTTGGTGGCGTTGGTGCTTTTACTCGTGGGAGCGGCTTTACCCGTTGATTCGCAAGATATTTTTAAAGACTGTGCCGGGGTGGAAAGTGAGTTCTACTGTTTCGGATCGAAGATTGTGCAAAACGGGCTCAAGCGATTATCTGGCGAGAAATCACTAAAACTTTTTACGGGAGTGGAAGTGGTTGCTGCGTCCCCTCGGAAAGGCGATGCTGAGGCATACAGGTCAATTAACGAGGTAGACTTCGACGATACGAGCGTACTGGGCCGGATTACTCGATATCTGACTAGCCATGAGGTCAAGATTAATGTTGGTGAAATATTGCGGAAAAGTGATATCCCGAATGTAATTCAGACGATGGTGAAAAATGTCCAAGAAGAGATGCGGGGCGAAATGGAAGGTAATTTGTTTACGCGTGATTTGGGATTCATCGATCAACTGTCTGTTGTTTGCGTTTTACTATAAAACCTCTTTTTTAAGCaccaaattcgaaataacgttCCCTCTTTCTACGCTCTATGTACCTAAGGTTATTGAAGATTTAACAAGCTGTGTGACTCCATTTTTGGTatgagtttgcatttcaagtagttcttgttgttgtcatgtgttctaggtagtctacgaactccgtaGAGTCAAGATCTGGCGAACAATATTCGGAATGAAGGCAATTATCGAAGAATTGACAAGTTTTGTGACCTCATATTGATACAAGTATGCATTCTAAGGAGCTATAACTTCATAAAGTAAAATCTAGAGATTAACCTTCGTAACGGAGCCAATTATTGAATAACTAACAAGTTCTGTGATCCCATAATGGTATAAGTTTGCATTTCAAAAACACatcaattaatttaaaaaaaatcaacgatgCATAGAAAAACAGATAATCCcaacaaacgaattaacatttgttattcaattaaatttgactgaaatttaCAAGctagcacagtttaaatttattttgattaaaattaacaGTAAGATAGATTGAATGTTGCGTttgtttgcatgctccaaatatgtgaatgaaaatacattttaaaTCATGTATATCTGTGTAGACATGGGTTTAAGATTGTTTACGAAgcccatagagtcaagatctaaCCTTTGTTAGGAGGCAGTTATTTGCGATTTAACAAGGAGTGTGGCCCCATTTTCAAGTGGTTTTTGATGTTATGGGTTCTAGGTAGCTTACGAGCTCCATAGAGTCAAAATCTTGAGATCAACTCCCGTATCGGAAGCAGATATTGAAGACTTTACAAGTTGGGTGACATCTTCTTGTGAACTGGTTTTGTCAGGGTTCCATACCATTAATATAAAGCAGCTATGGCTTGGTAATGTAAAATGCGATGAAGTCAAGCCGAAAACGTGATGAAACCGAGTCCGACAAAATCGGGCCAATACGACAAAGGGCGTATACCACATTTGAAACAATCTGAtagatctttagttacgcgcgTAGACCTTACGGCCTTTtatcagggattttttggataacAGAAGACATATGCAATATTTGTAACAAACCCTCAGATTTCAGGCTGAACAGATTTctggcccaggatacaaaaagtcgtccgattctacggggcaccatccaggattttgcctttaggtaagaaaatcattctctgaaaatttcagcctgatcggttattgcataagctgtcGCAATTGATTTGATGTTAATGAAATTCTCCTGGAAAATTctcttttgaaaaaatcctggagggtgcCCGTAGAATCCGATGACTTTTTattctccccatactaggctgggccactctaatGTAGATCTTAAGGTGTTACTGTCGGCATTTCTTGAAGTACGTTAGAACATATGCCATGAAAGCATTCTATTCGATATATCACATATGACATGTGTTACATCCGGtcatattatttattcatttatgaggtttacatctaaacatagaacactaaatcaacaatttgacgccacaatacgcggttcgaggccgcatctcttcatcctcgaatgcgcctcacgctcgccaagtcgttttgcacctgtaCTGCACACCTCGCTTGATGCGCTCCataccgtctcgtacctgccagatCGGAAACGAacgccatctttgcagggttgctctAAGGTTTTCTTGCAGCATGCCGtttccatcgtacccttccggctttagctaccttctggatactgggttcgccatagagctgggcgaggtcgtggttcattcttcgccgccacacaccgtcttcttgcacaccgccaaagatggtcctaagaacccgtctctcgaatactccgagtactTGCAATtactcctcgagcattgtccatgtttcatgtccgtagaggactaccgatcttatcagcgttttgtacatgacacatttagtGCGGCGATGAATCATTTTCGATCGCAGTtccttctggagcccgtagaaggcccgacttccacagatgatgcgccttcgtgtTTCACGACttacattgttatcagccgttagcaaggatccaaggtagacgaattcctcgaccacctcgaaagtatccccgtctatcgtaacactgcttcccaggcgggccctgtcgcactcggttccgcccactagcatgtactttgtcttcgatacattcaccaccagtacaacttttgttgcttcacgcttcaggcgggtgtacagttctgctacCTTTGCAAATATTCGGCCGAAAAATAggccatgtcatccgcgaaacaaataaatttactggatctgttgaaaatcgtatcctGGCTTAATCACCCGACTCTCCGCATgataccttctagcgcaatgttgaacaacatccGGGCTTAATCCAGGGATTTTAGATGAACATGAATAGATCCCAAGGACGCTTTCTATTATATACACCATAAAATGTATTTATACTTATAGAAACAGTCCGATAGATCTCTGGTTACctatgtagatcttaaggcattTCGCCAAGATTTTATCGGATTACTCTGCATAACTCTGCTGCCAAACAACAAATCGtctcgcaacaacaactgcctttcagcttaaGAAGTATTCTacgtcagcggttctcaacctggggtacatgtacccctgggggtaccttcgtaTACCCCAAGGGGTACCTCGgataaaaatgcgtaatggagGATAtattacaattaaaaaaatcgtaaaccccctttcaagaggctcggaagcctcctttcaagaggctcggaagcctcctttcaagaggctcggaagcctcctttcaagaggctcggaagcctcctttcaagaggctcggaagcctcctttcaagaggctcggaagcctcctttcaagaggctcaggcctcctttcaagagagctcagaagcctcctttcaagaggctcagaagcctcctttcaagaggctcagaagcctcctttcaagaggctcagaagcctcctttcaagaggctcaggaagcctcctttcaagaggctcagaagcctcctttcaagagctcagaagcctcctttcaagaggctcagagcctcctttcaagaggctcagaagcctcctttcaagaggctcagagcctcctttcaagaggctcaggaagcctcctttcaagaggctcagaagcctcctttcaagaggctcagagcctcctttcaagaggctcagaagcctcctttcaagaggctcaggcctcctttcaagaggctcagaagcctcctttcaagaggctcagagcctcctttcaagaggctcaggcctcctttcaagaggctcagaagcctcctttcaagaggctcagaagcctcctttcaagaggctcagaagcctcctttcaagaggctcagaagcctcctttcaagaggctcagaagcctcctttcaagaggctcagaagcctcctttcaagaggctcagaagcctcctttcaagaagctcaaaagcctcctttctagaggctcagatgcctactttcaagaggctccaggcctcctttcaagaggctcagccctcctttcaagaggctcagaagcctcctttcaagaggctcaggaagcctcctttcaagaggctcaggcctcctttcaagaggctcaggcctcctttcaagaggctcagagcctcctttcaagaggctcagaagcctcctttcaagaggctcaggcctcctttcaagaggctcagaagcctcctttcaagaggctcagaagcctcctttcaagagctcagaagcctcctttcaagaggctcagaagcctcctttcaagagctcagagcctcctttcaagaggctcagaagcctcctttcaagaggctcaagcctcctttcaagagagctcaagcctcctttcaagaggctcagcctcctttcaggaggctcagatgcctcctttcaagaggctcagaagcctcctttcaagaggctcagaagcctcctttcaagaggctcagaagcctcctttcaagaggctcagaagcctcctttcaagaggctcagaagcctactttcaagaggctcagaagcctcctttcaagaggctcaggcctcctttcaagaggctcagaagcctcctttcaagaggctcagaagcctcctttcaagaggctcagaagcctcctttcaagaggctcagaagcctccttccaagaggctcagaagcctccttccaagagctcaggcctccttcaagaggctcagaagcctccttccaagaggctcagaagcctccttccaagaggcctcagagcctccttccaagaggctcagaagcctccttccaagaggctcagaagcctccttccaagaggctcagaagcctccttccaagaggctcaggaagcctccttccaagaggctcagaagcctccttccaagaggctcaggcctcctttcaagaggctcagaagcctccttccaagaggctcagaagcctccttccaagaggctcagaagcctcctttcaagaggctcagaagtcttctttcaagaggctcagaaacctccttacaagagtctcagaagcctcctttcaagaggctcaagcctcctttcaagaggctcaggcctcctttcaagaggctcagaagcctcctttcaagaggctcagaagcctcctttcaagaggctcggaagcctcctttcaagaggctcggaagcctcctttcaagaggctcggaagcctcctttcaagaggctcggaagcctcctttcaagaggctcggaagcctcctttcaagaggttcggaagcctcctttcaagaggctcggatgcttcctttcaagaggctcggaagcctccttccaagaggctcggaagcctccttccaagaggcccggaagcctcctttcaagaggctcggaagcctcctttcaagagcataagcatgagcatgagcattatgaccgcacaattcgtagttgttactccgtgattgactgaacttgcgaaattgtacagagaacacaatgaatggggcttgggattagctacccattctcaatgtacacgtttcgggagctcaaatatttaaagtcaataacggcgccggccacgtccttacggtcatataggaatggaaggattgttagtccgactctcgttgctactagagaccgagtatacctctgcatctccacgattgtcttgggataggatatcgtcttagttacaaagaataatttatctggattcactttggtaagcgatgcgatctatgggatgggaaatgacactaatacgagttaaaagttaaaaaaacatGCACGTCCGGTGGCATATGAAgctaaggagattcgcgttttggacgaccgcacggaagcgcagcactctgtactcacttgttcgatggctacagcaaactattgaagaactcgcttttttcgaccgcgcgcgacatgcgcatgagccaccgaacacaagatagatactTTATtcctttcccgacgactaaaacacgcactgcacttacttgttcgatagctactcttattaccggccgcgcaatgcagaacaaatatttcggccgatcacgtgatcgttctgcagtccgaaacaagagaaatcacgcactgaactgatttttattgccggccgcgcaatgcagaacaaatatttcggccgatcgcgtcatcgttctgcagtccgaaacaagagaaatcacgcactgaactgatttttattaccggccgcgcaatgcagaacaaatatttcggccgatcgcgtgatcgttctgcagtccgaaacaagagaaatcacgcactgaactcatttTTCTAATCAACCTTTTCTTCACATAAAGTGCTGGTTCGTCGTGGTTGAATGATGACCACCGACGCCGACAACCACCATCAATGCGATGGTTTTCTGTTGAAACTGCTACCAGTATCATCGTGCTGCTGTTTGCGCTCCTCTGCGATGTCTGCTTGTTCGTAccgaggattagatccaaacccgcaagttgcttgattttgatgtctgtgcttatGATGCATACACGGGATTGGTTGTTTTACTAAAACAATTTGCAATatcaaatagttaaaaatctgtatttttgGAACAATACGATAAAGCGTTAATTCATCCtcgatcgaatggtccaaaaatattggaaatacATTGAGAAATGGCTGAGATATCAACGATCAaattctatcatattttcgtgacggttttcgattttcgcaatcgcaatGTGTagcccaatatagaaaagacagacgtaaacctacgtcaaaatgaggCTTAATTAATATAGTTTTATTGGTTTTCTTTCCATTACCATGGTTGGCAAATGCTGGGCAAAGCGTACCAtcggtacttcgcgtacctgatggaataaaatagaccccatctcgcgatccttagcctcttacccagcaactacTATCCCTACCttctcgtggtgctggccgggatacgagcaaccttagggaagatcgggtaaccaaccctgaTGGGAACTAttgtcgtatgctgacagggcaggggggttttgctcctctccggaggtgcaaatctagCTGAGCGCCTGTTCTTCATGTTaagagcggctcacaacagcgtctgttttcCATGTTAGGGGTGGCTGATCATCGTCAGAGTGCCaccgagggactctaagtgaaactgtgcaccatggtccaacGGAAATAtgaaggaatggtcctccggaaatttagggggtttggtgtcaagTTGCAGGACCttgccagccaaaaaaaaactcacgcgaCGAAAAATTAACAAGAGATTACGGatcggaaccatcggcgaagatcaCCGCGATggaaagggactagcgattggaaactcggttcgtggataCGCATACTCGCCGAATGGCTCAacgaccgtggattcggcatcggaGCGCTCCAGGAGGTTTGTTCAAAGGGATCAATGatgctgcggcaacacacacgagctgggaacagctttcatagtgatgggcgataaaCAAAGGCGCGTGATCTGGTGGTGCCCGATCAACGAGAGTATATGCAGGTTGAGGATTAAATGCCGGCTCTTCAACGTCCATAGCCAACACTCCGCAAGTACTGATGATGATATGGACGCATtatacgcgcagctggaacgtgagtacgacagctgccctcGCCTCGaattgaacgctcaggttggccaggaGGAGAAGTTTAGACCGattattgggaagttcagccattggcgtaactaatgaaaaattctagggggggctaactttttttaaaacttttctaatttaacaccatttttgctcgattcaactgatgtatTGTTGGTCGACCAGATATCAATGGAcgacttaaatatttcaaatgatgttcatcgacgctcAGTCCTGTTTCAAAAATATAGATATCTCGTAGGATTCCCAAAATCCTTGATTGGTAAATAGGCTCGCCGTAAATAGAATGTGAAGCACGATCcggattttcaaaggatttttttttatttgcttcgaacctagaatacattaaaaattaaatattagttAG
Encoded proteins:
- the LOC134208385 gene encoding uncharacterized protein LOC134208385 isoform X2, which gives rise to MQHSNVRSSLLVALVLLLVGAALPVDSQDIFKDCAGVESEFYCFGSKIVQNGLKRLSGEKSLKLFTGVEVVAASPRKGDAEAYRSINEVDFDDTSVLGRITRYLTSHEVKINVGEILRKSDIPNVIQTMVKNVQEEMRGEMEARKKDKDGLGMFLMMKVMIAKMMGTLGFGAITALAFKALGVSTMALILAGIIGLKKLAEGDGDHKGRQVIDASYKEYYDRASVERRRRSSNAPYRGWAEETKAPMS
- the LOC134208385 gene encoding uncharacterized protein LOC134208385 isoform X1, translated to MQHSNVRSSLLVALVLLLVGAALPVDSQDIFKDCAGVESEFYCFGSKIVQNGLKRLSGEKSLKLFTGVEVVAASPRKGDAEAYRSINEVDFDDTSVLGRITRYLTSHEVKINVGEILRKSDIPNVIQTMVKNVQEEMRGEMEEARKKDKDGLGMFLMMKVMIAKMMGTLGFGAITALAFKALGVSTMALILAGIIGLKKLAEGDGDHKGRQVIDASYKEYYDRASVERRRRSSNAPYRGWAEETKAPMS